One Chloroflexota bacterium genomic region harbors:
- a CDS encoding SH3 domain-containing protein: LPPATPTPIPTPTPTTRPGPTPTFTPTPEPGTALMPGHPARVVAAGGLNVREEPGIDQQRVGRLAPGALVRVLEGPVQGEQYRWWKVRDKRGLEGWVADGDEEDEWLSPQIGEPRPVNRPVLRGDEVVVTTQKGKVLTMRFEAGLDSVVARRLRPGTRLKVIGGPVDVDGYRWWQVVDPNGRQGWAAEGDEENRWLTPIE, translated from the coding sequence CCTGCCGCCTGCGACGCCCACCCCGATCCCCACCCCCACGCCCACGACACGCCCGGGCCCCACGCCGACCTTCACCCCCACGCCAGAGCCGGGGACGGCGCTCATGCCGGGGCACCCGGCGCGGGTGGTCGCGGCCGGCGGGCTCAACGTGCGGGAGGAACCCGGGATCGATCAGCAACGCGTGGGACGGTTGGCGCCGGGTGCCCTTGTCCGGGTGTTGGAAGGCCCCGTGCAGGGGGAACAATACCGCTGGTGGAAGGTGCGGGACAAGCGCGGCCTGGAGGGTTGGGTGGCGGATGGCGACGAGGAGGACGAGTGGCTGAGCCCGCAGATCGGCGAGCCACGGCCGGTGAACCGCCCGGTGCTCCGCGGCGATGAGGTCGTGGTCACCACGCAGAAGGGCAAGGTGCTCACCATGCGGTTCGAGGCGGGGCTGGACTCCGTGGTAGCCCGCCGGTTGCGTCCCGGAACCCGGCTCAAGGTCATCGGCGGTCCCGTGGACGTGGATGGCTACCGATGGTGGCAGGTGGTCGATCCCAACGGTCGCCAGGGCTGGGCGGCCGAAGGGGACGAGGAGAACCGCTGGCTAACGCCCATCGAGTAA
- a CDS encoding ABC transporter permease, which produces MREFRLTSTHKIILVVLALVFWNLATLLMHLWEEHWWLGLSGDLVLVVVLADLVGREIPARYETLYERALAIGFPILLLVAWELIVRAEYLSPRWFPPPTRILAALWDLTVSYDRFNETSLFGRPWLVPQALVNGGWESAWRLFTESHVLTTLVRVFAGFFLGTVPGILLGMIMGMNRTVRAMLDTAMSAVYVLPKIAIFPIMMLIFPNPFGEGPKIAVVAISAFFLVAINTMVGVRDIDPVYIQAGRNYGANRWQLFRHVILPGALPVIFAGLRLALGTALIVIVAIEFVRAKKGVGFLTFYYWEVLLTDKMYAGLLVIMGLGVLLTQGLQWVQRKVMPWQR; this is translated from the coding sequence GTGAGGGAATTTCGTCTGACTTCGACGCACAAGATTATCCTGGTCGTCCTCGCCCTGGTGTTCTGGAACCTGGCGACCCTCCTGATGCATCTGTGGGAGGAGCATTGGTGGCTGGGGCTGTCGGGCGATCTCGTCCTGGTCGTGGTGCTGGCGGACCTGGTGGGGCGGGAGATCCCGGCCCGATACGAGACGCTTTACGAGCGGGCGCTGGCTATCGGGTTCCCGATCCTGTTGTTGGTCGCGTGGGAGCTCATCGTGCGGGCGGAGTATCTGAGCCCTCGCTGGTTTCCACCGCCGACCCGGATCCTGGCGGCGCTGTGGGATCTGACGGTGAGCTACGACCGCTTCAACGAGACCAGCCTGTTCGGGCGCCCCTGGCTGGTGCCCCAGGCGTTGGTCAACGGGGGATGGGAGAGCGCCTGGCGGCTGTTCACGGAGAGCCATGTGCTCACGACGCTGGTGCGCGTCTTCGCCGGCTTCTTCCTGGGCACCGTGCCGGGGATCTTGCTCGGCATGATCATGGGGATGAACCGAACCGTGCGGGCCATGCTGGACACCGCCATGTCGGCGGTGTACGTCCTGCCCAAGATCGCCATCTTCCCCATCATGATGCTGATCTTCCCCAACCCCTTCGGCGAGGGGCCCAAGATCGCCGTCGTCGCCATTTCGGCGTTCTTCCTGGTGGCGATCAACACCATGGTCGGCGTGCGGGACATCGATCCCGTGTACATCCAGGCCGGCCGGAACTACGGCGCCAACCGCTGGCAGCTGTTCCGGCATGTGATCCTGCCCGGCGCGCTGCCGGTGATCTTCGCCGGGCTGCGGCTGGCCCTGGGCACGGCGTTGATCGTCATCGTGGCCATCGAGTTCGTGCGGGCCAAGAAGGGGGTGGGTTTCCTCACCTTCTACTACTGGGAGGTGCTCCTGACCGATAAGATGTACGCCGGATTGCTGGTGATCATGGGGCTGGGCGTCCTGCTGACCCAGGGGCTGCAGTGGGTCCAGCGCAAGGTCATGCCCTGGCAGCGATAG
- a CDS encoding ABC transporter ATP-binding protein — MAIKILARGVHKTYVTARGPVTAIQDFNLTVEDGEFVCIVGPSGCGKSTFLRILAGLEPLTSGEVKIIPGDDPSKPLNNVVFQEYAIFPWKTVIDNVAFGLEMRGIPKKERYEIARDWLERVGLRKFADYYPHQISGGMKQRVSIARALANDPEVLLMDEPLGALDAQTRMVLQEELLRIWEENRKTVVYITHSIDEAVLLGDRVVLMTAHPGTNKATFDVNIPRPRSVKTIGTPEFSRLTYTIWEALHEEVMRAMSEQLAGEP; from the coding sequence ATGGCGATCAAGATCCTGGCGCGTGGCGTGCATAAGACCTACGTGACGGCTCGCGGGCCGGTGACGGCGATCCAAGATTTCAACCTGACGGTGGAGGACGGCGAGTTCGTCTGCATCGTCGGGCCATCCGGCTGTGGCAAATCCACGTTCCTGCGCATCCTGGCCGGGCTGGAGCCCCTGACCTCGGGCGAGGTCAAGATCATCCCCGGCGATGATCCCAGCAAGCCGCTCAATAACGTGGTCTTCCAGGAGTACGCCATCTTTCCCTGGAAGACGGTGATCGACAACGTCGCCTTCGGCCTGGAGATGCGTGGGATCCCCAAGAAGGAGCGTTACGAGATCGCCAGGGATTGGCTGGAGCGGGTGGGGTTGCGCAAGTTCGCCGACTATTACCCGCATCAGATCTCCGGCGGCATGAAGCAACGGGTCAGCATCGCTCGGGCGTTGGCCAACGATCCGGAGGTGTTGCTGATGGACGAGCCGCTGGGCGCCCTCGATGCCCAGACGCGTATGGTGCTCCAGGAGGAGCTGTTGCGCATCTGGGAGGAGAATCGCAAGACGGTAGTTTACATAACTCACAGCATCGACGAGGCGGTCCTGCTGGGCGATCGGGTGGTGCTTATGACGGCCCATCCCGGCACCAACAAGGCCACCTTCGATGTGAACATCCCGCGGCCGCGCTCGGTCAAGACGATCGGCACGCCGGAGTTCAGCCGGTTGACCTACACCATCTGGGAAGCGCTCCATGAGGAAGTGATGCGCGCCATGTCCGAACAGTTGGCGGGAGAGCCATGA
- a CDS encoding ABC transporter substrate-binding protein — MCCRKPVLVLVSLTLLLSLALSACVVPAAPPAAEEQAPAAAEEAAGAEEQPAAEEAAETVLPPLDPPEKVKVAYVPIMKFATMYVAAGRGIFEKYGLDVEIERVKSGTEAIAFLTEGTIDVGGIAIVTSLWNGWNQGLDIRIIAPGALEPFENSPTKFLVRKDLVDDGTVKDISDLAGLRVGLAGGPGSGGEYLASKALERGGLTIRDVEIVQIGNADMPAAFENDAIDAGLLGSPYADQVIKAGHAVPIAEDLAPGLMTVAFVGSGNFVKNRPEVAQRFVLALMEAARMMQGDDYLSDENMAAYLKFVNSTEEAIRTGRPVIYDPNLRIPVEGLADVERVHRENGRTNYTEPIDLSKVVDTSFVDKALELLGEYPE, encoded by the coding sequence ATGTGTTGCAGGAAGCCTGTGTTGGTTCTGGTGAGTCTCACGCTGCTCTTGAGCCTCGCCCTGTCGGCCTGCGTCGTTCCGGCGGCGCCACCGGCGGCGGAGGAGCAGGCGCCCGCTGCGGCTGAGGAGGCCGCCGGCGCGGAGGAACAGCCGGCGGCTGAAGAGGCGGCGGAGACGGTCCTCCCACCCTTGGACCCGCCCGAGAAGGTCAAGGTGGCCTATGTGCCCATCATGAAGTTCGCCACCATGTACGTGGCGGCGGGGCGTGGCATCTTCGAGAAGTACGGGCTGGACGTGGAGATCGAGCGCGTCAAGTCCGGCACGGAGGCGATCGCCTTCCTCACCGAGGGCACCATCGATGTGGGCGGCATCGCCATCGTCACGTCGCTTTGGAACGGCTGGAATCAGGGCCTGGACATCCGGATCATCGCCCCTGGGGCCCTGGAGCCGTTCGAGAACAGCCCGACGAAGTTCCTGGTGCGCAAGGACCTGGTGGATGATGGCACGGTGAAGGACATCTCCGATCTCGCCGGTTTGCGGGTGGGGTTGGCCGGCGGCCCCGGGAGCGGCGGCGAGTACCTGGCGTCCAAGGCGCTGGAGCGAGGCGGCCTGACCATCCGGGACGTCGAGATCGTCCAGATCGGCAACGCGGACATGCCGGCGGCCTTCGAGAACGACGCCATCGACGCTGGCCTGCTGGGCTCCCCCTATGCGGATCAGGTGATCAAGGCCGGGCATGCCGTGCCCATCGCCGAGGACCTGGCTCCGGGGCTGATGACCGTGGCCTTCGTGGGGTCCGGCAACTTCGTCAAGAATCGGCCGGAGGTCGCCCAGCGCTTCGTCCTGGCCCTGATGGAGGCGGCGCGCATGATGCAGGGCGATGACTACCTCTCGGACGAGAACATGGCCGCCTACCTGAAGTTTGTCAACTCCACGGAGGAGGCCATCCGGACAGGCCGGCCCGTGATCTACGATCCGAACCTGCGGATTCCGGTCGAGGGACTGGCCGACGTCGAGAGGGTCCATCGCGAGAATGGGCGAACCAACTACACCGAGCCCATCGACCTGTCCAAGGTCGTGGACACCTCCTTCGTCGACAAGGCGCTGGAGCTGTTGGGCGAGTATCCGGAATGA
- a CDS encoding response regulator, with amino-acid sequence MAKRKILVVDDDPDLRRLLALTLQVAGFDVITVASGAEALEKIRTERPDLVLLDIMMPEMDGFETCRRLRRLPEGAEIPVIMLSAADQVADKVKGLRVGANDYITKPADSRELLARIETHLRPIYARPARIIAVLGSKSGVGVTMLAINLAVAIKQQDEGEVALLDWHLPMGDVPTALNLTPKHTLEELASTIDDLDTQMLEQVVLNHASGIRVVPGAQSLDAAALSPSALEPVLDIVGRTVDYIIVDAGFRVDREWLEPLEIVDELLFVVTPELPVLRRAALYLEQESRRALFGDRLHLIINREGIHGGIGTREIEELLRTKARSRLPDEPEPVVLSINQGVPLVQNSPRSALARRIVSLAREVVASPERETQRGP; translated from the coding sequence TTGGCTAAGCGCAAGATCCTGGTTGTAGACGACGATCCCGATCTGCGGCGCTTGCTCGCCTTGACGCTTCAGGTGGCCGGTTTCGACGTCATCACGGTCGCCAGCGGGGCTGAGGCGTTGGAGAAGATCCGCACCGAGCGGCCTGATCTCGTCCTGTTGGACATCATGATGCCGGAGATGGACGGATTTGAGACGTGCCGCCGGCTGCGCAGGCTGCCGGAGGGGGCGGAGATCCCTGTAATCATGCTCTCCGCCGCCGACCAGGTGGCGGATAAAGTGAAGGGGTTGCGGGTTGGTGCGAATGATTACATCACCAAGCCCGCTGACTCCCGGGAGCTGTTGGCCCGTATCGAGACTCACCTCCGGCCGATCTACGCCCGGCCGGCGCGCATCATCGCCGTGCTGGGCAGCAAGAGCGGTGTTGGGGTCACGATGCTGGCGATCAACTTGGCGGTGGCCATTAAGCAGCAGGATGAGGGGGAGGTCGCCCTGCTGGATTGGCACCTGCCCATGGGGGATGTCCCCACCGCGTTGAACCTGACCCCCAAGCATACTCTGGAGGAGCTGGCCTCCACCATCGACGACCTGGATACGCAGATGCTGGAGCAGGTGGTCCTGAATCACGCCTCCGGTATCCGGGTGGTCCCGGGCGCGCAGTCGCTCGACGCGGCCGCCCTTTCCCCGTCCGCCCTGGAGCCGGTATTGGACATTGTGGGACGGACGGTGGACTACATCATCGTCGATGCCGGCTTCCGTGTGGACCGTGAGTGGCTGGAACCTTTGGAGATCGTGGATGAGCTCCTGTTCGTGGTGACGCCGGAGCTGCCGGTCCTGCGGCGGGCGGCCCTCTATCTGGAACAGGAGAGCCGCCGCGCGCTCTTCGGCGATCGCCTGCACCTGATCATCAATCGCGAGGGGATTCACGGGGGGATCGGGACGCGTGAGATCGAGGAGCTGCTGCGTACGAAGGCCCGCTCCCGCCTGCCTGATGAGCCGGAGCCGGTGGTCCTGTCCATTAACCAGGGGGTCCCGTTGGTGCAGAACTCCCCGCGGTCGGCCCTGGCGCGTCGCATCGTGAGCCTGGCCCGTGAGGTTGTGGCCTCGCCTGAGCGAGAGACACAGCGTGGTCCCTGA
- a CDS encoding phosphoribosyltransferase encodes MAEQPEHVEVLTWEDVDGLIDHLLPQLAGPYDALVMITRGGIVPGGIISEALDIRDVLTAAVAFPPAGQRPEARLAWPTFLQFPSEEQIFGRRVLVVDDIWDSGRTITAVRARIESQGGYPELAVLHYKPGRSLLSSSGPDYYAAVTNAWIVYPWEIWRRDDLVHLPPAPPPPA; translated from the coding sequence GTGGCGGAACAACCTGAGCATGTCGAGGTATTGACCTGGGAGGATGTGGACGGGCTGATCGACCATCTTCTGCCACAGCTGGCCGGTCCGTACGACGCGCTGGTCATGATCACACGTGGGGGGATCGTGCCCGGGGGGATCATCAGCGAGGCGTTGGACATTCGCGATGTGTTGACGGCGGCTGTGGCGTTTCCCCCAGCGGGGCAGCGGCCGGAAGCCCGTTTGGCCTGGCCCACTTTCCTCCAATTCCCGTCCGAGGAGCAGATCTTCGGGCGGCGCGTGCTCGTGGTGGACGACATCTGGGACAGCGGGCGCACCATTACCGCCGTGCGGGCGCGCATCGAGTCGCAGGGGGGATACCCGGAGCTGGCCGTGTTGCATTACAAGCCCGGCCGCTCGTTGTTGAGCTCGTCCGGCCCGGACTACTATGCGGCCGTCACCAACGCATGGATCGTGTATCCGTGGGAGATATGGCGGCGGGACGACCTGGTGCATTTGCCGCCTGCGCCTCCCCCGCCTGCGTGA
- a CDS encoding dihydrodipicolinate synthase family protein — MRDLAGVFCPTVTPFRPDGEVDLEWVGRHLAFLRERGCDGVVPAGTTGEGPSLGFEERCRLIDYVVSHADGMAVIPGTGTPSLADTVALTRHALQAGADSVLVLPPFYYRSAPVDGLIDYFRRLCDQALQPGQQIFLYHIPQVSGVPVTHELLDGLMETHAECVGGLKDSSRDPEGLRAYIQRYPSLRIFCGSDDLAAFAYSEGAAGTITVMANLMPDLIQSIRRAAGTDASESLQKRLSRSRGLLADYPVQAAVKYALHRIAGLPETATRPPNVELSPSQREALGQGLECLGLLETA; from the coding sequence ATGCGAGATTTGGCCGGTGTTTTCTGCCCCACGGTGACCCCGTTTCGACCTGATGGCGAGGTGGACCTGGAGTGGGTGGGGCGCCATCTGGCGTTTCTGAGGGAGCGAGGCTGCGATGGCGTGGTGCCTGCCGGTACCACGGGCGAGGGCCCGTCGTTGGGGTTTGAGGAGCGGTGTCGGCTGATCGACTACGTCGTGTCCCATGCGGATGGGATGGCGGTGATCCCGGGCACGGGGACACCCAGCCTGGCGGATACCGTCGCCTTGACTCGGCACGCCCTGCAGGCGGGCGCCGATAGCGTGCTGGTCCTGCCGCCGTTCTACTATCGCAGCGCCCCGGTGGATGGGCTGATCGACTACTTCCGACGGCTTTGCGACCAGGCGTTGCAGCCCGGGCAGCAGATCTTCCTCTACCATATCCCACAGGTCAGCGGTGTGCCGGTGACGCATGAGCTGCTGGATGGCCTCATGGAGACGCATGCGGAGTGCGTGGGAGGGCTCAAGGACTCCAGCCGGGATCCGGAGGGCTTGCGAGCCTATATCCAGCGCTATCCATCGCTGCGGATCTTCTGCGGCAGCGATGATCTGGCCGCTTTTGCGTATTCGGAGGGGGCGGCCGGGACCATCACGGTGATGGCGAACCTGATGCCGGACCTCATCCAGTCGATCCGGCGGGCGGCGGGCACCGATGCGTCTGAATCTCTGCAGAAGCGCCTGTCGCGGTCTCGTGGCCTGTTGGCCGATTACCCGGTGCAGGCGGCGGTGAAGTACGCCTTGCATCGGATCGCTGGCCTGCCCGAGACGGCCACGCGTCCCCCAAACGTGGAACTGAGCCCGAGCCAGCGTGAGGCGCTGGGACAGGGGCTGGAGTGCCTGGGGCTTTTGGAAACTGCCTAA
- a CDS encoding tetratricopeptide repeat protein has product MGLSQVARDDWQGLLAVAQESLASGDPVTARRATILASRAAPDTAEAQRALGDAWSALGRYVEAVRAYRLAVEADPRSADALGGLIHVLHETGRDAEALPYCQRAVEMAPEDAQLWGHLGDVLMSLDRYDEALEAFQKAIELGLESADLYTSLGYLYYYRHELERSREAFRRAIDLAPDEATPHNNLGYLEILMGDLEEAARLLDRALELRSDFVRALYNRGLCAWLQDDRERALNFYARGRAVDENEAELAAHRDDLSEVRRHQEGWRNKLQRLAMLLSQPLAGARRRPARR; this is encoded by the coding sequence ATGGGGTTGAGTCAGGTTGCTCGGGATGACTGGCAGGGGCTTTTGGCGGTGGCGCAGGAGAGCCTGGCCTCCGGTGATCCCGTTACCGCCCGGCGCGCGACGATCCTGGCCTCCCGTGCTGCGCCGGATACCGCCGAGGCTCAGCGCGCACTGGGAGACGCCTGGAGCGCACTGGGGCGATATGTGGAGGCGGTGCGGGCGTATCGGTTGGCCGTGGAGGCGGACCCTCGCTCGGCGGACGCGCTGGGGGGCCTGATCCACGTGTTGCACGAGACGGGGCGAGATGCGGAGGCCCTGCCGTACTGTCAGCGGGCCGTGGAGATGGCTCCGGAGGATGCGCAGCTCTGGGGGCATCTTGGGGATGTGCTGATGTCGCTCGATCGCTACGATGAGGCGCTGGAGGCGTTCCAGAAGGCCATCGAGCTTGGGCTGGAGTCGGCCGATCTGTATACATCCCTGGGCTACCTGTATTATTATCGCCACGAGCTGGAGCGGTCCCGGGAGGCCTTCCGTCGGGCTATCGACCTGGCGCCGGATGAGGCGACTCCTCATAACAACCTCGGTTATCTCGAGATCCTGATGGGGGACCTGGAGGAGGCGGCAAGGCTGCTGGATCGGGCGCTGGAATTGCGCTCGGATTTCGTGCGGGCGCTTTACAATCGTGGGCTGTGTGCCTGGCTACAGGACGATCGCGAGCGGGCGCTGAACTTCTACGCCCGTGGGCGGGCGGTGGATGAGAACGAGGCGGAGCTGGCCGCCCATCGAGACGACCTGAGCGAGGTGCGTCGGCATCAGGAGGGATGGCGGAATAAGCTGCAGCGGCTCGCCATGCTGTTAAGCCAGCCGCTGGCCGGCGCTCGTCGCCGCCCGGCGCGCCGATGA
- a CDS encoding anaerobic sulfatase-maturation protein: MPSSITGASTHVPPAFHVMVKPRGAICNLACEYCYFLSKERLYPDSAFRMSPELLESYTRQYIEAQRVPEVTFAWQGGEPTLMGLDFFRLAVELQQKYRKPGMRILNALQTNGTTLDDEWCRFFHEHNFLIGISLDGPREIHDVYRHDKGGKPTFDRVMRGVELMKNHGVEFNILCTVHAANADHPLEVYRFFRDEVGAQFIQFIPIVERDNETGFQEGDKVTERSVTGRQYGDFLIAIFDEWVRRDVGRMFVQIFDVSLAAWAGMRPGLCVFEETCGTALVMEHNGDLFTCDHFVEPRHKLGNIQDIPLIEMVGSEKQRTFGLDKRDRLPHYCRECEVRFICNGGCPKNRLLRTPDGEPGLNYLCEGYKAFFTHIDRPMRIMAAELRAGRPPANIMRILAEEEAELQRRFARARRNDPCPCGSGLKFKYCHGRKRARRGNS, encoded by the coding sequence ATGCCATCATCCATCACCGGCGCATCGACCCACGTCCCCCCGGCCTTCCACGTCATGGTGAAGCCGCGAGGGGCCATCTGCAACCTGGCCTGTGAATACTGCTACTTCCTCTCCAAAGAGCGGCTCTACCCCGACAGCGCATTCCGCATGTCCCCCGAGCTGTTGGAGAGCTACACCCGCCAATACATCGAGGCCCAGCGCGTGCCCGAGGTCACCTTCGCCTGGCAGGGCGGCGAGCCGACCCTCATGGGGCTGGACTTCTTCCGGCTGGCCGTGGAGCTCCAACAGAAATACCGTAAGCCGGGCATGCGTATCCTAAACGCGCTCCAGACCAACGGCACCACCCTGGACGACGAGTGGTGCCGATTCTTCCACGAGCACAACTTCCTCATCGGGATCAGCCTGGACGGCCCGCGTGAGATCCACGATGTCTATCGACACGACAAGGGCGGCAAGCCCACGTTCGATCGGGTGATGCGTGGCGTGGAGTTGATGAAGAATCACGGCGTCGAGTTCAACATCCTGTGTACCGTGCACGCCGCCAACGCCGATCACCCACTGGAGGTTTACCGCTTCTTCCGGGATGAGGTGGGCGCCCAGTTCATCCAGTTCATCCCCATCGTGGAGCGGGACAACGAGACCGGCTTTCAGGAGGGAGACAAGGTCACCGAGCGCTCCGTCACCGGGAGACAATACGGGGATTTCCTCATCGCCATCTTCGACGAGTGGGTGCGCCGGGACGTCGGCCGGATGTTCGTGCAGATCTTCGACGTATCATTGGCCGCCTGGGCCGGGATGCGCCCGGGCTTGTGCGTCTTCGAGGAGACGTGCGGAACGGCCCTGGTCATGGAGCACAACGGAGATCTCTTCACCTGCGATCACTTCGTGGAGCCCCGACACAAGCTGGGCAACATCCAGGACATCCCGCTCATCGAGATGGTGGGCTCGGAGAAGCAGCGAACGTTCGGGCTGGACAAGAGGGACAGGCTGCCTCACTACTGCCGGGAGTGCGAGGTCCGCTTCATCTGCAACGGCGGCTGTCCGAAAAACCGCCTCCTGCGCACGCCCGACGGCGAGCCGGGGCTCAACTACCTCTGCGAGGGATACAAGGCGTTCTTCACCCACATCGACCGGCCCATGCGGATCATGGCGGCCGAGCTGAGGGCCGGCCGCCCGCCGGCGAACATCATGCGCATCCTGGCGGAAGAGGAGGCGGAGCTACAGCGCCGATTCGCCCGCGCCCGCCGAAACGATCCCTGCCCCTGCGGCAGCGGGCTGAAGTTCAAATACTGCCATGGCCGCAAGCGCGCACGGAGGGGCAACTCATGA
- a CDS encoding glycerol-3-phosphate dehydrogenase: protein MANVAIVGAGLMGTATAWPLSDNGHAVRLVGTHLDGDIIKSCKERRFHPRLRRPLPDGVQPYYVEEIAQALDGVDVIVSGVNSQGVHWIGRTIGPYLRPGQLIIAVTKGLEAAENGDPMILPDVLAGELPDGIRDQVKLAAIGGPCIAGELAGRRQTCVIFGSRDREAVERLAGIFRTPYYHVWTTTDLVGLEVCAALKNAYTLGVGLAAGLLEREGGPDTAGAHMYNLAAATFAQGCTEIDRMLQIVGGTRAFAYGLPAPGDLYVTCMGGRTVRLGRLLGMGHTFAEAREIMAGETLEAAEIIREMGKALPKLTERGVIGPEEFPLLRALVDIVVHGRPVDLPLDDFFQGTAPSLWHRPA from the coding sequence GTGGCGAACGTGGCGATCGTCGGTGCGGGCCTGATGGGGACGGCCACCGCGTGGCCCCTCAGCGATAACGGACACGCCGTGCGGCTGGTCGGCACCCATCTGGACGGCGACATCATCAAGAGCTGTAAGGAGCGGCGCTTTCACCCCCGGCTGAGGCGTCCGCTTCCCGATGGCGTGCAGCCTTACTACGTCGAGGAGATCGCCCAGGCGCTGGACGGCGTGGACGTCATCGTCAGCGGCGTGAACTCCCAGGGCGTCCACTGGATCGGGCGGACCATCGGCCCCTACCTGCGGCCGGGGCAGCTGATCATCGCCGTGACCAAGGGGCTGGAGGCGGCCGAGAACGGGGACCCCATGATCCTGCCGGATGTGCTGGCCGGCGAGCTGCCGGATGGGATCCGGGACCAGGTGAAGCTGGCCGCCATCGGCGGGCCGTGCATCGCCGGAGAGCTGGCCGGCCGTCGCCAGACCTGTGTGATCTTCGGCTCCCGGGATCGTGAGGCCGTCGAGCGGCTGGCCGGGATCTTCCGCACCCCTTACTATCACGTGTGGACCACCACCGATCTGGTGGGATTGGAGGTGTGCGCGGCGCTGAAGAACGCGTACACGCTGGGCGTGGGGCTGGCCGCCGGGTTGTTGGAGCGGGAAGGGGGGCCGGATACGGCCGGCGCGCACATGTACAATCTGGCCGCGGCCACGTTTGCCCAGGGGTGCACGGAGATCGATCGCATGTTGCAGATCGTGGGGGGCACGCGGGCGTTCGCCTACGGACTGCCCGCTCCGGGCGATCTGTACGTGACGTGCATGGGCGGGCGGACGGTGCGGTTGGGCCGGCTGTTGGGCATGGGGCACACCTTCGCCGAGGCTCGGGAGATCATGGCGGGCGAGACGTTGGAGGCGGCGGAGATCATTCGTGAGATGGGGAAGGCGCTGCCGAAGCTCACGGAGCGCGGCGTCATCGGCCCGGAGGAGTTCCCGTTGTTGCGGGCGCTGGTGGATATCGTCGTGCACGGCCGGCCGGTAGACCTGCCGTTGGACGATTTCTTCCAGGGTACGGCGCCCTCGCTGTGGCATCGGCCGGCATGA
- a CDS encoding DNA-3-methyladenine glycosylase I: protein MTKAIFQAGFSWDVIRAKWPNFRRAFDGFDVDRVAAYDERDLDRLLADPGIVRNGRKIMATIENARIMQELIAKHGSFYNYLRSLDGLSYEERKRILTRRFRHLGRTGCYVFLWCVDEDVPSWDER, encoded by the coding sequence ATGACGAAGGCCATCTTCCAGGCCGGGTTCAGTTGGGATGTGATCCGGGCCAAGTGGCCCAACTTTCGCCGGGCGTTCGATGGATTTGACGTGGATCGCGTGGCCGCCTATGATGAGCGGGATCTGGATCGGCTCCTGGCCGACCCGGGGATCGTGCGCAACGGCCGGAAGATCATGGCCACCATCGAGAACGCCCGGATCATGCAGGAGCTGATCGCAAAACATGGCTCCTTTTACAACTACCTGCGCTCGCTGGACGGCCTGAGCTACGAGGAACGCAAGCGCATCCTGACCCGCCGGTTCCGCCACCTGGGGCGGACGGGATGCTACGTGTTCCTGTGGTGTGTGGATGAGGATGTGCCGAGCTGGGACGAGCGCTGA
- a CDS encoding ferredoxin family protein gives MPHVITDACIRDGACAEVCPVDGIVPGMPEDEWPTYYIDPESCIDCGACEAECETGAIMAIEDLPEDMQHFAEINARFFSEGPGYAALDMV, from the coding sequence ATGCCGCATGTCATCACCGATGCCTGCATTCGCGATGGAGCTTGTGCCGAGGTGTGTCCGGTGGATGGGATCGTCCCCGGGATGCCGGAGGACGAGTGGCCGACGTACTACATCGATCCGGAGTCGTGCATTGATTGCGGCGCCTGCGAGGCCGAGTGCGAGACCGGGGCCATCATGGCCATCGAGGACTTGCCGGAGGACATGCAGCACTTTGCTGAGATCAATGCCCGCTTCTTCTCGGAAGGACCGGGTTACGCAGCGCTGGATATGGTCTGA